GAAGATCCTGTCGAACTGCCTACCAGTAACGGCCATACTCACATTGAGTATAGCCATGCTATAGCTTCCAGGAGGGATATTCACCACAACACTCTTCGGTGTGAAACCGGTGTTCTCGAATGACATGTTAATAGCTATGGGAACCACAACTGGTGTAACATTCTTTGGTGGTAGTGGCTTGAATGGTTCAAAGGACCAGTATGATGTGAAGCTCCTAGGATCCCTATACTCTATAACCTCTATAGCCTGTGCAAGGCTCTGAGGCGCTATTAGCAGTATCAATGCAGAGGCTAGCAATAGATATATACTAGCCCCAGCTATCTTGATCACCCTCCTAAACAATTAAAAAACCAAAATATATTTTTAATTATCTATAGATCTAGGATTTATAGGGTTAATTAACATGCTTGTGATGAGGAATATAGGGGCTGGGATATGGATGTAGAGGGCAGGCTTGCACTGGCTATGAGGGGTGTTGAGGAGGTTGTCACTGTTGATGAGCTAAGAACCCTTATAGAGACGGGCGGTGGTAAGGGCTATCTAGGGTTCGAGCCCTCGGGGCTATTCCATATAGGCTGGCTTATATGGGCATATAAATTTGGGGAGCTTATAGAGGCTGGCTTTAAGATGAAGCTTCTAGCAGCTACGTGGCATGCGTGGGTTAACGATAAGCTTGGAGGTGACATGGATCTTATTAGGAGGGCTTCGCAGCATGTTGCAGATGTTCTAGAGGCGATAGGTATAAGCAGATCCTCTTATGAGCTTGTATACGCAGAAGATCTTGTATCTGATAGCGAGTACTGGGGCCTCCTCCTAAGGGTTGCAAAGAGCTTCTCCCTAGCAAGGGTTAGAAGGGCCCTCACCATAATGGGTAGGAGGGCAGATGAATCTGAGTCGGATTTCTCCAAGCTGATCTATCCCTTGATGCAGGTTACAGACATATTCTACATGGATCTAGATCTAGCCCTCGGAGGGATAGACCAGAGGAAAGCCCATATGCTGGCTAGAGAGGCTGCAGAGAAGCTTAAGAGAAAGAAGATAGTAGCTATACACACACCACTCCTACCATCACTGCTAGGGCCGGAGAGGATGGAGGCCTCTGGAGAAAGGGACGATATAATGTCACAGATCAAGATGAGCAAATCAAAACCAGAGGGAGCTATATTCGTCTATGACACGCCAGAGGAGATAGCTAGCAAGATTAGAAAAGCATATTGCCCACCAAGGGAGCTCGAGATGAACCCAGTAATAGGGATAGCAAGACATATAATCCTCAGAAAAGGGGGGACAATAACCATAGAGAGAAAGCCTGAGCATGGTGGCACAATAGAGGTAACCCTGGAGGAGCTCGAAAAACTATATTCCCAGGGGCAGCTACACCCACTAGATCTTAAAAACGCTGTTGCAAAAGAACTCACAAAGATCCTAGAGCCTGTGAGAAGATACTTCGAAACAAACAAGGCAGCATTAGAAACGTTAAAGATGCTTGAAAAAGCAAAAATAACTAGATAGCATATCAAATATTTCATCATAGATATATGCTGAAGAATAGCTTTACATCACATGTATTTATAAATTTGCTAAATAGAGTTATAGCGTGGGTGAATATTTAGATGTCTTCAACAGGTTCTCAAAGTGCAAGAAGACTAACAGCTCCTTGGATTCTCTCTATAGTATTACTTATAATATTGGTAGCAAGCTGGTCCTATTTCCTGGTCTATTACTCTAGACAGTCTCAGCAGCGGGCATTGGCAACACAGCCAGATACTTTAATCATAGCTTCGGACATTAGTGATGCTGTCTCTATGGATCCTGCAGTTGCATATGAATTTACATCTGTTCTAGTTGTTAACCAACTCTATGATAAACTAATAGATATCGAGCCACCAGATCTCTCCAGAGTTGTGCCGGCAGTAGCAGAGTCTTGGAGTTATTCCCAAGACGGGACTTTATGGACGTTTAAGATCAGACAGGGTATTAGATTCGCAAACGGGGATCCTCTAGATGCTAAGGCGGTTGAATATTCCCTAAGAAGAGTGCTTATACTAAGTAAAACACCTGCTTGGCTTCTACAGCAGTTCATAGCAAAACCTGAGGATATAGTTGCCGTTGATAACTATACAGTTACGATAAAGCTTAAAGAGAAAGTAGCACCAGATCTATTTCTATCAGTCCTAGCCTTTACAACAAGCGCTATTGTAAATCCCAGAGAGGTGGAGGCTCACGCGTCTGGGAACGATATGGGCTCTGGATGGCTTACAGATCACTCGGCAGGCTCTGGACCATATATACTTGTGAAGTGGGATAGAAACTCACAGATAGTACTCAAAGCTAATCCCAATTACTGGAGGGGTAAACCTTCTATAGATACTATTATAATAAAGCATGTTCCAGAACCTGCTACACAGATGCTTCTGCTTCAAAAAGGAGATGTAGATATAGCGTTTGACCTAACAGTAGATCAGATCCAACAGCTCAAAGATGTAAAGGGGATAAGAGTGATTAGCTATCCAGTTCTACAGCTGGCATATATAGGGATGAATGTAAATAATAAATACCTATCTGATGAAAGGGTGAGGACTGCGATTAAATATGCTATAGACTACGATGGGATTATAAGAGATATCCTTAAGGGAGGAGCCATGAAGGTTCAAACAATAATACCATATCCCCTCTTAGGTTTCAACCCAGCGACACCATACTATAGAGATATAAATAAGGCTAAACAGTTGTTTGCGGAAGCAGGCTATCCCAATGGGTTTGATATCGAGCTTGCATATCCCGCAGGCTCGCATCCACAGGAGGAGATTGCTCAAAAGATACAGAGAGATCTAGCAGATATAGGGATACGGGTCACCCTCAGACCAATGGCTGCATCGGAGATGTATCAAAGATATAGACAACAATCTCTACAAATGGTGCTCGCAGGCTGGGGATCTGACTATCCAGATCCAGATAACAATGCCAAAGCATTTGGAGATTATAGAATAAAACAGCTTGCTTGGAGAAATATGTGGTATGATAATATATCGGCAGATCTCGTAGAGAGAGCCTATAGAGAAACAGATAGAGCCACCAGAGAAGCGCTTTATAAACAACTCACAGACTATATACTCCAGCATGGGCCATATGTCATACTCTACCAAGTAGTTCAATATGTTGCTATGAGGACGTGGGTAGAGAACTTCATTCCTGATCCATCTTTCGGAACATATCTACATCTCTATAAGGTGTATAAAGAAGCAGTAGTATCTAGGTAATTTTTTAGACTACATAATATCTATTGGTGAGACTTGGTGAGTCTCTTTAGATATGTAGTTAGGAGAGTAATATATATGGTATTGGTTGTTATAGGTATAGCCACTATTGTTTTCTTTATAACAAGGGTCTTGCCGGGAGACCCTGTAGGAGCTATTCTAGGGCCTCAAGCACCACCAGATGTGGTGGATAGAATAAGAAGGGAATATGGATTCGACAAGCCTATATATATACAATATATAGATTTTATAGCTAATCTCATTAGAGGTGATTTGGGGAAATCTATATCAACGAATAGGCCTGTAATTGATGATCTTAGGGAGAGGTTTCCAGCTACCTTTGAGCTTGCCACAGCATCGCTGGTCATAGCGTTAATCCTAGGGATCCCCTTAGGCATTATGTCTGCGATTAAGAAGGATAAACCTGTGGATCATATTATAAGGATTGTATCCCTCTTTGGGGTATCAATGCCTGTCTTCTGGCTTGGACTAATACTTTTATTAATATTTTATTATATATTAGGTATTCTCCCCGGTCCCGGAAGGCTAGATCCATATATAATGGAGCCACCCAGAATAACAGGACTTATAACCATAGATAGCCTTATATCAGGCAATTTTGATGCATTCAGAAACGCGGTAGCACATCTAATTCTGCCTGCGAGTGTTTTAGGATATCTATCCTCAGCTTATATAGCGAGGATTACTAGGGCTTCGATTCTTGAGACATTAAGGCAGGAACATGTTAAATTCGCAATATCTAAGGGTCTCCCAAAAAACGCGGTACTTCTGAGACATGTTATAAGGCCTTCACTCATACCTATTGTAACTGTTATAGGGCTGGTCTATGGAGGTTTATTGGAAGGAGCTGTGCTTACGGAAACGATATTTGGCTGGCCTGGGCTAGGTAGCTATCTAACAAGAGCCATGATCTATATGGATTATAATGCTATAGTTGGTGGTGTGATCGTCATAGCGATTATATACTCCATTATAAATCTAGTGGTAGATATTATATATGCGTATATAGATCCAAGAATAAAGTATGGGTGACACACATGGGCATCCCTCAAATATTTATAGATCTAGTTAGAAGGAAGCTCGGACTTGCTGGCATGATCATTGTAGCCTCGATAGTGTCTCTCTCACTCATAGCTCCCATCATAGCGCCCTACGATCCTTTAGAACAGAGACTCGAAGAAAGACTCCAGCCACCTAGTTCCTCCCATCTTATGGGTACGGATAAACTGGGTAGAGATATATTCTCGAGAGTTTTATATGGAGGTAGGATCTCACTATTCATAGCGATATCATCAGTAGCGATCTCAGTTATCATAGGAATGATTATAGGCTTGGTGTCAGGCTACCTAGGTGGGAGGTTAGATAACCTCTTTATGAGAGTTACTGATATGTTCTTAGCATTTCCATCACTTATTCTAGCTCTAGCTATAGCTGCAATGCTCAGACCAGGCATGGTTAATGTGATAATGGCAATAGCATTATCAACATGGCCCCAATATGCTAGGATTGCTAGAGCAATTACTATCCAGGTTAAGAATGAACCATATATTGAGGCTATAGTATCAGTGGGGGCCTCTAGAACAAGGATTCTTGTAGGGCATATAATGCCCATGGTTATTCCGCAAGTTCTTACCCAGGCCATGATAAATCTAGGAGGGGCAATACTTACAGCAGCTGGCCTGGGCTTTTTAGGCTTTGGAGTGCCCCCACCCACACCAGAGTGGGGTTTGATGGTTTCAGAGGGGAGGGATCTAATACAGAGTCACTGGTGGATCTCAACATTTCCAGGTTTAATGATTTTTCTAAGTGTTATTGGCTTTAATTTAATTGGTGATCAGCTTAGAGATATTCTAGATGTTAGATATAGGTGAGGATAGATGGCGCTTCTAGAAGTTAAAAATCTTAAAATATATTATTACACACCAGCAGGTGTTGTTAGAGCCGTTGATGGAGTAGATCTATATCTAGAGAGAGGAGAGTCTCTATGTATAGTTGGTGAATCGGGTTCTGGAAAGTCAACATTGGGCTTGGGCATAGCTGGCCTTATAGAGCATCCAGGTCGAGTTGTTGATGGGGAGGTTTGGTTTGATGGGGAATTAGTTGTGTCAAAAACACAGATCAACACACATAGACTCCTAGGAAAAAAGATTACTATGATCTTTCAGGATCCTAGATCAGCTCTTAACCCGGTGATGAGAATTGGCGAACAAATCGTAGAGATGATAATGTTTAATCTGGGGATTGACCGGTCACAAGCATATAGAATAGCCTATGAGCTTCTTCAGAGCGTGGAGATACCTGACCCTAAGAGAGTTCTAGATAGCTATCCACATGAGCTGAGTGGTGGTATGGCCCAGAGGGTAGTCATAGCAATTGCAATATCGACAAAACCCGAGTTAGTGATAGCGGATGAGCCAACGTCTGCCCTTGATGTAACTATACAGGCTCAGATCCTTAAGCTTCTTAGATCAGCAATAAAGGATCAGGGGAGATCTCTTATATTTATTACACACGATCTTAGTGTTGCTCTGGAAATATGTGATAGAACACTTATTATGTATGCTGGAAAAATAGTTGAGGAGGGGTTGACAAAAGATATATTCATAAAACCGCTACATCCATATACATCGGCCCTACTGAACTCGATACCTAAGATCGGCTCCAGATCCTCAAGACTTCCAAGCCTTCCTGGCGAGCCTCCGCAGATGACTAGCCCTCCGAAGGGATGTAGATTTCACCCCAGATGCCCAGCCAGATTTGAGCCCTGCGATAATGAAGAACCCCCGATGTTCATTACTGATAATAAAAGAAGAGTTGCATGTTTTCTATATAGGAAATAGGTGGGTATATTGCCTCTTCTTAAATTAATTAACATAGGTAAATACTTCCCTATAAGATCTGGAATATTAATGGGGGTTAAAGGATATGTTAAAGCCGTAGATGGTGTCGATCTTGAGATTAGCGAGGGAGACACTCACGCTATTGTTGGTGAAAGTGGGTCTGGAAAGACAACACTGGGCAAGGTGTCTATAAGGCTAATCGAACCGTCCTTTGGAAGAATATTGTTCATGGATAGAGACGTAACTTATGTAAAGGGTGAGGATCTAAAGCTTTTCAGAAGATCCACAGGCATAGTATTTCAAGATCCATATAAATCTCTTCATCCTAGAAAAACTATTATAGAGATTATTTCCGAGCCACTCATAATTCATGGAAACGATGCTGATGAGGCACGCAAAAAAGCTGAGGAGCTAGCAACATTATCGGGACTACCTAAAGAGCTATTGTATAAGTATCCGCACCAGCTCTCTGGAGGGCAGAGACAGAGGGTAGCTATCATAAGAGCCCTTATATATAAGCCCAAGCTTCTGGTCCTCGACGAGCCGACATCGGCGCTAGATGTATCGACCCAGGCCCAGATACTCAACCTGCTTGAAGATCTGAAGAGGGAGTTTAAGCTCTCATATATATTAATAACCCATAATCTACAAATAGTGTATCATATGGCTAATAAGGTATCTATAATGTACCTAGGGAAAGTTGTTGAGAAAGGAAGGACAGAGGAGATATTTGAGAATCCTAAACATCCATATACAATGGCTCTTCTCTCCGCTATACCAGCAGCTGATTATATATTCCCCAGTATTAAGCTGAAGAAAAAAATAACACCTATAGGTGAGCCACCAAGCCCTGCCAGTCCACCTAGGGGATGTAGATACCATACTAGATGCCCATTCGCAACAGAGATTTGTAAACAAGAGCACCCTGAGCTTCAACGTATTGAAAGCGATCACTACGTTGCATGTCATTTATGGGAATATATAGAGAAAATTTAATAGAAAGCCACTATCTCAGGAGGGCGCAGATAAAGTTATTTACTAGATATTATAAACACTCTAATCCTTACTGCCTGAGTAATTGAAATGAAGATGTTGTATTACTATCTGAAAAAGCTAATAATCTGAAAATTCATGCGGTTTATAACATTATTGGTTATGGGAGGCTTAGGGCGTATCCTATAGCTGCCTTGGTATCTATTAATCCATATCCTGAGAATACGTCAAATCCTGGCGGCCCTATATCTTTCGCTGTCTTTGTAATTGCATCGTATATCTGGTTAAAGTTTAGGGGCTGTTTTCCTGATGCTATTCTTAGTGCTTGGATTAGGGCTATTGTTGCTGATACATGGGGTGTCGCCATGCTTGTTCCTGAGAGTGTTGCATAACCCCCGTTCTTATATGTTGAATATATATTCACTCCCGGTGCTACAACATCTATCTCTGGGCCATCGCTGCTCCAGCTCGGCACATTATAGTTCTGATCCATGGCCCCTACTGCTATGACGTTGCTGTATCTAGCTGGGTAGGCAATGTTATCAGTTGATGGATCTCCATCTCCTGAGTTTCCCGCTGCAGCAACTATTATTGCTCCATTGCTATATGCCCAGTTAACGGCGTCTCTGAGTATATTGCTATCGCTGGGGCCTCCCAAGGACATGCTGAGGATCTTCGCATCATCTGATGTCCCAGCAACACCGTCTGGCCCCTTAACAGCTATTATGATGCCTTCTGCAACATCGCTATAGGTTCCTGACCCCGAGTCGCTTAGCACCTTGACAGCATATAGAGTTACATTTGGTGCAACCCCTGCATTTCCATAACTGTTTATAGTGGATGCTATGATCCCTGCTACATGTGTTCCATGCCCATTCCTATCTATACACTTATCAAGATTATACCCTGCATATGTGTTCCTACCAACTGTATTTGCACACCAAACCACTTTGCCGAAGAGCTCAGGATGCTTATAATATATACCAGTATCGAGCACAGCAACAGCAACACCTTTACCAAGAGCGCTCCAGCCATAGGAGGAGTAGTAGGTGTCCCAAGCCTTATCAGCATTTATAATCCTCACATTCCATAGAACATCGCTATAGCTTGAGAACTCCAGAGCCCTCGCCTCATAATCCGGCTCAACATATCTTACCCCGTGGAGACTCTTTATCCTATCAACAGCATCCGGAGGAATCATTATCACAGCAGCCCTTATATCCCATATAACCTTTATAATCTCAACACCCGAGACATTTCCAAGAACATTGATAACTTCACTACTATCGAAACCAACTACATATCTTAACCTAGGCTGGCTATTAGAGGAAGCCGGTGGAAGCATAACGATCGAGATGCAAAGAATAACCAATACCAAGAAACCTGCAAATCTAACATTCCCATACATATTTAACTTTAACACCATATTCACTTGCATACAAAGCTAATAAACAGCATACCTTGCTCAGCCCTTCTCACCTTTACAAAATCCCTAGAAACATATCCCTCTAAGCGATACCTAGATTTACAGTCGTAAGACTTGTCCTTTTAAGGCAGGAGAAGGTCTGAGAAATCATATAAAATAGTAGATCACAGAAATGACGTGTGTTAGAGGGGCTTTTCCATATATATGCATATTACCATGAATATCTATGAATATCTATAGCCATCTTTGCACATTGCCTTAGAGAGCTATGACAAAAAATTTTTGTGTCGGCTATCCTTTTCTAACATCTTCCTAGGATCTCTATATTTTTTCATATATATCCTATCTTCTTTTAAGATAGCTTTAACCATCTTTCACCCACACCAATCTATATGTAAGTTTTGACATATCGATCTTCCATATAGCTAGAGCATGGACTGCTTGGATCCGCCCCTTATCACCAATGAAGGCGATTCTCAGGGTTTTGCCTAACTCTAGCTTTATTAGGCTCAGCGATAACTCCGTTAAATCCTTATATAGCTCTAACCCTTTCTCAGCCCTAGAAGGAAGAGGCGTCATATAACATAGGATCAATTCTTAGATCTTGGAATTACAGCTAAAAGTTCCTACTAATTTTAGAATAGATGTTAGCTACTCGGGGTTAGCAAGATGCTCGATACTATCTAGATCAGAGTTTAGGGTATGCTTTATTAGAGGTATTAGATATTGAATCAAAATTAAATTAATTTTATATAACTATGATGAATCAATAGTTGGGGCTCAGTGTGGATTTCGGAGGAAGGGGTAGGATGAATATCGCAGACCCTTCTAGGATAGGTGTTAGAAGAGGTTATAGCTTATATCATGCTATCAAGCTCTTAGATCTTCTTGATCGTCAGGGGCCTCTTGGGAGGATGCTTATTTCGAGACTTTTGATGATTGGTGAGGGCTCTGCAAGATCTCTTGTTAAGAGCCTCAAATCTCTCGGGCTAGTTGAGGTTGACATAGTTGGAGGTGCCTATCTTACTAGTAAAGGCTATGAGGTGCTTTCGAAATGGAGATCCACGGTCTACGCCTCATCCTGTGTCGAAGAGAGGCTCGACCCCTCTCCATGGGGATTCCTATGTATAGCATGTATATCGAGGGATATAGCGCGAAATATCCTATTTAAGGGGGTTCTCGGTTTGAGGGATGAGATGGTTAGGCTTGGATGTCTAGGAGGCCTGATCATGGGTATTGCTAATGGTAGGGCATATATGCTGGATCCCTTGGGACGCCTAGATCTAGATATCTCGGAAACGCCTCTCGGTGAGAGGGTTCTATCTATATGCGGGTCTCGCGATGCTCTAGTCCTAGCAGGCTCTTCAGAAGATAGATGTCTAGCTTCGGAGAAATGTGTATGGGAGACTATAGCGTATCTGCTTAAAGAACATATTTTCAACATAGTGTTTCCTTATTAATGCTACATAGCATAGCCTAAGAGATCCTGGATGCCAATTATTCTCAAGGGAATGACGAGTAGTTATAGAAGCCTCATACCCATCCCATGAGGTGAAAAGGCTCTTGCTATTAAATATATCGATCTTGATCGATGACTTATCCCTCTTTATTCTAAAAGGGAGTTTCCCTTGTAATACCAAGCATGTTTATGAACTTTATAGCTGACGGGGTTATAGCGTGGATACCTATTATT
This region of Sulfolobales archaeon genomic DNA includes:
- a CDS encoding tyrosine--tRNA ligase is translated as MDVEGRLALAMRGVEEVVTVDELRTLIETGGGKGYLGFEPSGLFHIGWLIWAYKFGELIEAGFKMKLLAATWHAWVNDKLGGDMDLIRRASQHVADVLEAIGISRSSYELVYAEDLVSDSEYWGLLLRVAKSFSLARVRRALTIMGRRADESESDFSKLIYPLMQVTDIFYMDLDLALGGIDQRKAHMLAREAAEKLKRKKIVAIHTPLLPSLLGPERMEASGERDDIMSQIKMSKSKPEGAIFVYDTPEEIASKIRKAYCPPRELEMNPVIGIARHIILRKGGTITIERKPEHGGTIEVTLEELEKLYSQGQLHPLDLKNAVAKELTKILEPVRRYFETNKAALETLKMLEKAKITR
- a CDS encoding ABC transporter substrate-binding protein is translated as MSSTGSQSARRLTAPWILSIVLLIILVASWSYFLVYYSRQSQQRALATQPDTLIIASDISDAVSMDPAVAYEFTSVLVVNQLYDKLIDIEPPDLSRVVPAVAESWSYSQDGTLWTFKIRQGIRFANGDPLDAKAVEYSLRRVLILSKTPAWLLQQFIAKPEDIVAVDNYTVTIKLKEKVAPDLFLSVLAFTTSAIVNPREVEAHASGNDMGSGWLTDHSAGSGPYILVKWDRNSQIVLKANPNYWRGKPSIDTIIIKHVPEPATQMLLLQKGDVDIAFDLTVDQIQQLKDVKGIRVISYPVLQLAYIGMNVNNKYLSDERVRTAIKYAIDYDGIIRDILKGGAMKVQTIIPYPLLGFNPATPYYRDINKAKQLFAEAGYPNGFDIELAYPAGSHPQEEIAQKIQRDLADIGIRVTLRPMAASEMYQRYRQQSLQMVLAGWGSDYPDPDNNAKAFGDYRIKQLAWRNMWYDNISADLVERAYRETDRATREALYKQLTDYILQHGPYVILYQVVQYVAMRTWVENFIPDPSFGTYLHLYKVYKEAVVSR
- a CDS encoding ABC transporter permease produces the protein MSLFRYVVRRVIYMVLVVIGIATIVFFITRVLPGDPVGAILGPQAPPDVVDRIRREYGFDKPIYIQYIDFIANLIRGDLGKSISTNRPVIDDLRERFPATFELATASLVIALILGIPLGIMSAIKKDKPVDHIIRIVSLFGVSMPVFWLGLILLLIFYYILGILPGPGRLDPYIMEPPRITGLITIDSLISGNFDAFRNAVAHLILPASVLGYLSSAYIARITRASILETLRQEHVKFAISKGLPKNAVLLRHVIRPSLIPIVTVIGLVYGGLLEGAVLTETIFGWPGLGSYLTRAMIYMDYNAIVGGVIVIAIIYSIINLVVDIIYAYIDPRIKYG
- a CDS encoding ABC transporter permease, which translates into the protein MGIPQIFIDLVRRKLGLAGMIIVASIVSLSLIAPIIAPYDPLEQRLEERLQPPSSSHLMGTDKLGRDIFSRVLYGGRISLFIAISSVAISVIIGMIIGLVSGYLGGRLDNLFMRVTDMFLAFPSLILALAIAAMLRPGMVNVIMAIALSTWPQYARIARAITIQVKNEPYIEAIVSVGASRTRILVGHIMPMVIPQVLTQAMINLGGAILTAAGLGFLGFGVPPPTPEWGLMVSEGRDLIQSHWWISTFPGLMIFLSVIGFNLIGDQLRDILDVRYR
- a CDS encoding ABC transporter ATP-binding protein codes for the protein MALLEVKNLKIYYYTPAGVVRAVDGVDLYLERGESLCIVGESGSGKSTLGLGIAGLIEHPGRVVDGEVWFDGELVVSKTQINTHRLLGKKITMIFQDPRSALNPVMRIGEQIVEMIMFNLGIDRSQAYRIAYELLQSVEIPDPKRVLDSYPHELSGGMAQRVVIAIAISTKPELVIADEPTSALDVTIQAQILKLLRSAIKDQGRSLIFITHDLSVALEICDRTLIMYAGKIVEEGLTKDIFIKPLHPYTSALLNSIPKIGSRSSRLPSLPGEPPQMTSPPKGCRFHPRCPARFEPCDNEEPPMFITDNKRRVACFLYRK
- a CDS encoding ATP-binding cassette domain-containing protein is translated as MPLLKLINIGKYFPIRSGILMGVKGYVKAVDGVDLEISEGDTHAIVGESGSGKTTLGKVSIRLIEPSFGRILFMDRDVTYVKGEDLKLFRRSTGIVFQDPYKSLHPRKTIIEIISEPLIIHGNDADEARKKAEELATLSGLPKELLYKYPHQLSGGQRQRVAIIRALIYKPKLLVLDEPTSALDVSTQAQILNLLEDLKREFKLSYILITHNLQIVYHMANKVSIMYLGKVVEKGRTEEIFENPKHPYTMALLSAIPAADYIFPSIKLKKKITPIGEPPSPASPPRGCRYHTRCPFATEICKQEHPELQRIESDHYVACHLWEYIEKI
- a CDS encoding S8 family peptidase, with the protein product MVLKLNMYGNVRFAGFLVLVILCISIVMLPPASSNSQPRLRYVVGFDSSEVINVLGNVSGVEIIKVIWDIRAAVIMIPPDAVDRIKSLHGVRYVEPDYEARALEFSSYSDVLWNVRIINADKAWDTYYSSYGWSALGKGVAVAVLDTGIYYKHPELFGKVVWCANTVGRNTYAGYNLDKCIDRNGHGTHVAGIIASTINSYGNAGVAPNVTLYAVKVLSDSGSGTYSDVAEGIIIAVKGPDGVAGTSDDAKILSMSLGGPSDSNILRDAVNWAYSNGAIIVAAAGNSGDGDPSTDNIAYPARYSNVIAVGAMDQNYNVPSWSSDGPEIDVVAPGVNIYSTYKNGGYATLSGTSMATPHVSATIALIQALRIASGKQPLNFNQIYDAITKTAKDIGPPGFDVFSGYGLIDTKAAIGYALSLP